One segment of Erigeron canadensis isolate Cc75 chromosome 2, C_canadensis_v1, whole genome shotgun sequence DNA contains the following:
- the LOC122587999 gene encoding beta-fructofuranosidase, soluble isoenzyme I-like, producing the protein MASVNTLFNQNDLEHPQKATKYKVITSFFVAMLILSSLVIIIHNQLQEPQGGYQSTSNASSSLDIGLKPLSRRTMLLEKVAKANDSIKWQRSAFHFQSDKNFMSDPDGPLYHMGWYHLFYQYNPYSAIWGNVTWAHVVSKDLINWFHLPLAMVPDHWYDIKGVMTGSATILPDGRIIMLYSGSAYDLTQLQCLAYPLNHSDPLLIHWVKYDGNPVLFPPPGIGLKDFRDPSSLWIGPDGKYRMIMGSKQNNTIGCVLVFHTTDFIHFELLDEVLHSVQGTGMWECVDLYPVSITETYGLDMSDHNWLDAKYVLKQSGDEDRHDWYAIGSYDPLKDKWYPDDPEIDLGIGLRYDYGKFYASKTFYDPNKKRRILWGYVGETDTKKDDLMKGWANILNIPRTVVLDTKTQTNLIQWPVEEVMTLRSKEHYEFKDVVLHPGIVKPLDIGLATQLDIYVSFEVDETLLCSTLEADVLYNCTTSDGAATRGALGPFGLMVLADAERCEQTPVYFYIAKNTDGTTRTYFCADESRSSELLDVGKRVYGSTVPVLHGENYNMRLLVDHSIVESFAQEGRTVISVRVYPTKAIYEAARVFLFNNATSITVRASIKIWKMGEAKPKPFHP; encoded by the exons ATGGCTTCTGTCAACACTCTCTTTAATCAAAATGATCTTGAACATCCACAGAAAGCAACCAAGTACAAAGTTATTACCAGTTTCTTTGTTGCCATGCTAATCCTTTCTTCTTTGGTAATTATAATTCATAACCAACTACAAGAGCCACAAGGTGGCTACCAGTCCACCTCCAACGCTTCATCATCACTGGATATCGGGTTGAAACCTTTGTCAAGACGGACAATGTTGTTGGAGAAGGTTGCAAAAGCTAATGATAGCATAAAATGGCAACGATCTGCTTTTCATTTTCAGTCTGATAAGAACTTCATGAGTG ATCCTGATG GTCCATTATATCATATGGGTTGGTATCATTTGTTTTACCAGTATAACCCATACTCAGCCATCTGGGGCAATGTAACATGGGCTCATGTAGTTTCCAAAGATCTCATCAACTGGTTCCACCTCCCTTTAGCCATGGTTCCGGATCACTGGTATGACATCAAGGGTGTTATGACCGGCTCTGCCACCATTCTTCCTGATGGTCGTATTATCATGCTCTATAGTGGTTCAGCCTATGATCTCACTCAGCTTCAATGCCTTGCCTATCCTCTTAACCATTCAGACCCTCTTCTCATCCATTGGGTCAAATATGATGGTAACCCTGTCCTTTTTCCTCCTCCTGGTATCGGGCTCAAAGACTTCCGGGACCCATCTAGTCTGTGGATTGGACCCGACGGTAAGTACAGAATGATCATGGGCTCAAAGCAGAACAATACTATAGGTTGTGTCTTAGTTTTCCACACCACTGACTTCATTCATTTCGAGCTGTTGGATGAGGTGCTCCATTCGGTTCAAGGTACTGGTATGTGGGAGTGTGTTGATTTGTACCCGGTGTCCATAACAGAAACATACGGGTTGGATATGTCAGATCATAATTGGTTAGATGCTAAGTATGTGTTGAAGCAAAGTGGTGATGAAGACAGACATGATTGGTATGCAATCGGGTCATATGACCCACTTAAGGATAAATGGTATCCAGATGATCCAGAAATAGACTTGGGTATCGGGTTGAGATATGATTATGGGAAGTTTTATGCATCAAAGACGTTTTATGACCCGAATAAGAAGAGGCGAATCCTGTGGGGATATGTTGGAGAAACAGATACGAAAAAAGATGATCTCATGAAAGGATGGGCAAACATTTTG AATATTCCAAGAACCGTGGTTTTGGACACAAAGACTCAAACAAATCTGATTCAATGGCCTGTCGAGGAAGTGATGACATTGAGGTCTAAAGAGCATTACGAATTCAAAGATGTTGTGTTGCACCCTGGAATAGTCAAACCTCTTGATATAGGCTTGGCCACACAG CTGGACATATATGTTTCATTCGAAGTAGATGAAACTTTGCTGTGTTCAACACTAGAAGCCGACGTTTTGTACAACTGCACCACAAGTGATGGTGCGGCTACGAGGGGCGCCTTGGGGCCATTTGGGCTTATGGTTCTAGCAGACGCAGAACGTTGTGAACAAACCCCTGTCTATTTCTACATAGCAAAGAATACTGATGGTACTACCAGAACTTATTTCTGTGCTGATGAATCCAG ATCATCAGAGCTTTTAGATGTCGGCAAAAGAGTATATGGTAGTACTGTTCCCGTACTCCATGGTGAAAACTACAACATGAGGTTATTG GTAGACCATTCGATAGTAGAAAGTTTTGCACAGGAAGGCAGAACGGTGATATCAGTTAGAGTGTATCCTACAAAGGCAATCTATGAAGCAGCCAGAGTATTCTTATTCAACAATGCCACTTCCATAACTGTGAGGGCCTCTATCAAGATTTGGAAGATGGGGGAAGCAAAACCTAAACCTTTCCATCCATAA